A stretch of Chionomys nivalis chromosome 26, mChiNiv1.1, whole genome shotgun sequence DNA encodes these proteins:
- the Akain1 gene encoding A-kinase anchor protein inhibitor 1, with protein MVFAPGEKPGTEPEEVKLQHASKQIVRNAILRAMQQVSQESLRREGRPSDSQARGQLGGCELTKKHEKK; from the coding sequence GTGAGAAGCCTGGGACTGAGCCAGAGGAGGTGAAGCTTCAGCATGCCAGCAAGCAGATTGTACGGAACGCCATCCTGCGAGCCATGCAGCAAGTCTCCCAGGAGAGCCTGCGGAGGGAAGGCAGACCCAGTGACAGCCAGGCCAGGGGCCAGCTGGGAGGATGCGAGCTGACCAAGAAGCACGAGAAGAAGTAA